One window of the Anomaloglossus baeobatrachus isolate aAnoBae1 chromosome 12, aAnoBae1.hap1, whole genome shotgun sequence genome contains the following:
- the BNIPL gene encoding LOW QUALITY PROTEIN: bcl-2/adenovirus E1B 19 kDa-interacting protein 2-like protein (The sequence of the model RefSeq protein was modified relative to this genomic sequence to represent the inferred CDS: deleted 4 bases in 4 codons; substituted 1 base at 1 genomic stop codon): MRLGDEKTSLTTITHLFIKMDTDGKPGSPHQSTGNVTQRPAASSATSRLGIDDMEVKEEWQDEEFPRPFPEEAATEEDSDSKENNPSACPPSTLELCGNRHMKKRLSAPDISFNLENSQDSVFFSDPRDDQTTEEDLDFNIDDLETPNTSENLDFSHEYEVGRXRPPLWRDDLPKVKGAESFSEVENRVTDMEDQNGRKWRIFLMGEHKVDMTAIEPYKRVVSHGGYYGDGLTAVITFASCYLPDSNTPDYQYIMDNLFRYIIGTLDLLVAEDYMMIYLNGCTPRSKIPPISWIKRCYQSTGRRLKKNLKSVLIVHSTWYVKVLLVITRPFISSKFGKKIRFVSSLSELEQLVSLDNVHIPDCIQELDNDLKR, translated from the exons ATGAGGCTGGGCGATGAGAAAACCTCACTCACAACTATCACACATCTATTTATAAAGATGGACACGGACGGTAAGCCGGGATCTCCGCACCAAAG CACCGGCAACGTCACGCAGCGGCCAGCAGCCTCATCCGCT ACCTCTCGTCTGGGTATCGATGACATGGAG GTGAAAGAAGAATGGCAAGATGAAGAGTTTCCTAG GCCTTTTCCAGAGGAAGCGGCGACGGAAGAAGATTCAGATTCCAAAGAGAATAATCCCTCAG CTTGTCCTCCCAGTACTCTGGAGTTGTGCGGTAACCGCCACATGAAGAAACGATTGTCTGCC CCAGATATCAGCTTCAATCTGGAGAACAGCCAGGACTCTGTTTTCTTCAGTGACCCCCGCGACGATCAGACTACCGAAGAAGATTTAGATTTTAACATTGATGATTTGGAGACTCCAAACACG AGTGAAAACCTAGACTTCAGCCATGAGTATGAGGTGGGAAGGTAACGTCCTCCTCTATGGAGGG ACGATCTCCCAAAGGTCAAAGGGGCGGAGAGTTTTTCCGAAGTCGAAAACCGTGTGACAGACATGGaagatcaaaatggccgaaaatggAGAATCTTCTTGATGGGGGAACACAAGGTGGACATGACAGCCATCGAGCCCTACAAGAGGGTAGTGTCCCACGGAG GTTATTACGGTGACGGACTGACCGCCGTTATTACGTTCGCCTCCTGTTATCTACCAGACAGCAATACTCCGGATTACCAGTACATCATGGATAATCTATTCAG GTACATCATAGGAACTCTGGACCTCCTGGTGGCGGAGGACTACATGATGATCTACCTGAACGGATGTACCCCACGTAGCAAAATCCCCCCAATCAGCTGGATCAAGCGCTGTTACCAGTCCACAGGGAGACG gttaAAGAAAAATCTGAAATCTGTCCTGATTGTGCACTCGACATGGTACGTGAAAGTCTTACTGGTCATCACACGGCCATTTATCAG CTCTAAATTTGGAAAAAAGATCAGATTTGTCAGCAGCCTCAGCGAGCTGGAGCAGTTGGTGTCACTAGATAACGTTCACATACCGGACTGTATACAAGA GTTGGACAATGATTTAAAGAGATAG